The Poseidonibacter antarcticus genome includes a region encoding these proteins:
- a CDS encoding DEAD/DEAH box helicase — protein sequence MNETEIINKLVIMDISQNLHEGLELINDCKISEEEIEYLCKISSIKSLSDNNEEQALAYEIITKLFKIFHSSYPNLYSIAYSILSRLGNFPNRELLNDYGFNDNNLNQSPILKIETISREVENSINLLGNKSLLTDFQKQFFDILTNEKFYSVSAPTSAGKSYVFTLSIIKRFIQNKKEKIVLVVPTRALIKELSEKVFNGLKEYNLANDINVRTVPLVEDDINDKGIIYVLTQERLNTLLCETEISLDTLFVDEAQEIQSNRGVVLQNTLEIILRRFPNINLFFASPLISNPEYFNDLLDLDTDKKYFTENLSPVGQNIIFLSSISRKPKLAKMELLHSNEYIDLGEINFNGKFRKSDRMITLAKEITKDDELTLIYCNNPSDTERLALKIADSIEEEVVDEEIESLINFIEEDIHKDYSLIKCLKKGVSYHYGKVPSTVRASIEKLASDGKLKFVFSTSTLLQGVNLPTKNIILFNPFKGQSKPMERRDFLNLIGRAGRLKCEFQGNIWCIDPSDWENKSFEGEKLQTIESYYIKILNNNSESLIELSKNHNSLEFIEYLPVFGKFYADFLIGDSRLKDDKKLINKDELQKVITECEKYKLEVSTEIIKKHYSIHPKSLNELYLFFKNENDLKLWVPKNVFQKKKELPYEDGTNERLSKIFEKIDIIFLNKINFQYKLYSKYASSWIHDNTLSEIINSNHNYYAKNNPSRTINSSIRETLNIIESYVRFKYVLYTGAYIDILKLVIEEKKLTDDEFENIPNLPLYLECGSADLIVINLISLGLSRLTSIKLKQSKYFSCEEPSSTNCFKALQNIEVNFLDIPEICKQEIKNLLA from the coding sequence ATGAATGAAACAGAAATTATAAACAAGTTAGTAATTATGGATATTAGTCAAAACTTACATGAAGGTTTAGAATTAATTAATGATTGTAAAATATCTGAAGAAGAAATTGAATATTTATGTAAAATTTCTTCAATAAAATCATTAAGTGATAATAATGAAGAACAAGCATTAGCTTATGAAATAATTACAAAATTATTTAAAATTTTTCATAGTTCATATCCAAACTTATATTCAATCGCATATTCAATTTTATCAAGATTAGGTAATTTTCCAAATAGAGAATTATTAAATGACTATGGTTTTAATGACAATAATCTTAATCAAAGCCCAATTTTAAAAATTGAAACTATTTCTAGAGAAGTTGAAAATAGTATTAATCTATTGGGTAATAAATCATTATTAACAGATTTTCAAAAACAGTTTTTTGATATATTAACTAATGAAAAATTTTATAGTGTTTCTGCTCCAACATCCGCTGGGAAATCTTATGTTTTCACATTATCTATTATTAAAAGATTTATTCAAAATAAGAAAGAAAAAATTGTGTTAGTTGTACCTACAAGAGCATTGATAAAAGAATTAAGTGAAAAAGTTTTTAATGGATTAAAAGAATATAATTTAGCTAATGATATAAATGTAAGGACTGTTCCTCTTGTAGAAGATGATATTAATGATAAAGGTATTATATATGTATTGACTCAAGAAAGATTAAATACACTATTATGTGAAACAGAAATTTCTTTGGACACATTATTTGTTGATGAAGCACAAGAAATACAAAGTAATAGAGGAGTGGTTCTCCAAAATACATTAGAAATTATACTCCGTAGATTTCCAAATATTAATTTATTTTTTGCAAGTCCTTTAATTAGTAATCCTGAATATTTCAATGATCTTTTAGATTTAGATACTGATAAAAAATATTTTACAGAGAATTTGTCTCCTGTTGGTCAAAATATAATTTTTCTATCTTCTATAAGTAGAAAACCAAAATTAGCAAAGATGGAGTTATTACACAGTAATGAATATATTGATTTAGGTGAAATAAACTTTAACGGAAAATTCCGAAAAAGTGATCGCATGATTACATTAGCAAAGGAAATTACAAAAGATGATGAGTTAACTTTAATTTATTGTAATAATCCATCAGATACAGAAAGGTTAGCATTAAAGATTGCGGACTCAATTGAGGAGGAAGTAGTTGATGAAGAAATAGAATCATTAATAAATTTTATTGAAGAAGATATTCACAAAGATTATTCTCTTATAAAGTGTTTAAAAAAAGGTGTATCTTATCATTATGGGAAAGTGCCATCAACGGTAAGGGCAAGTATAGAGAAATTAGCAAGTGATGGAAAGTTAAAATTTGTTTTTTCAACAAGTACTCTTCTTCAAGGAGTTAATCTTCCAACAAAAAACATCATATTATTTAATCCTTTTAAAGGACAATCAAAACCGATGGAAAGAAGAGATTTTCTTAATTTAATTGGAAGAGCAGGTAGATTAAAATGTGAATTTCAAGGAAATATATGGTGTATTGATCCTTCTGATTGGGAAAATAAGAGTTTTGAGGGCGAAAAACTTCAAACAATTGAATCATATTATATTAAAATCTTAAATAATAATAGTGAATCATTAATAGAATTATCCAAAAATCATAATTCTTTAGAATTTATTGAATACTTACCTGTTTTTGGAAAGTTTTATGCTGATTTTTTAATTGGAGATTCACGTTTAAAGGATGATAAGAAGTTAATTAATAAAGATGAATTACAAAAAGTAATAACAGAGTGTGAAAAATATAAGTTGGAAGTGTCTACCGAAATAATAAAAAAACATTATTCTATTCATCCAAAGAGTTTAAATGAATTATATCTTTTTTTTAAAAATGAAAATGATTTAAAATTGTGGGTACCAAAAAATGTTTTTCAAAAGAAGAAAGAATTACCATATGAAGATGGAACTAATGAACGATTATCTAAAATATTTGAAAAAATTGATATCATTTTTTTAAATAAAATTAATTTTCAATATAAACTATATTCAAAATATGCGTCTTCATGGATACATGATAATACATTAAGTGAAATTATTAATAGTAATCACAATTACTACGCAAAGAATAATCCATCAAGAACAATTAATTCTAGTATTAGAGAAACTTTAAATATAATTGAAAGTTATGTTAGGTTCAAATATGTTTTATATACAGGTGCATATATAGACATATTAAAGTTAGTTATTGAAGAAAAAAAGCTTACTGATGATGAATTTGAAAATATTCCTAATTTGCCATTATATTTAGAATGTGGATCAGCTGACCTAATTGTAATAAATTTAATTTCTTTGGGATTATCAAGGCTAACTAGTATTAAACTAAAACAATCAAAATACTTTTCTTGTGAAGAACCGTCTTCAACTAATTGTTTTAAGGCATTACAAAATATTGAGGTAAATTTTCTAGATATTCCTGAAATTTGTAAACAAGAAATTAAGAATTTATTAGCTTGA
- a CDS encoding HamA C-terminal domain-containing protein produces MNELEKYIIGSKKYYDMVFDNVEHTNIVNGVEVDLHFKYLKFDPNGNPKIDKLIDILFAYFTHYCFSSKKRNSDGMSDVEKEMFFSQLKDEARALFRKWKDEDITDDNQPKAGEIGEMILWLLMEVILKAPQIVAKMDLKTNSKLEVFGSDGIHVKIDEEVLNLYFGEAKFYNNIYGALDSAFESIEKFHEDSMHSREYNLVTTHYKHLNDSQQDKVYQFITNQIEQDEVKIRHACLIGYDWDQYMKLDNDERKYFIENFVTLYEEETKRLTSLIQSRFDKFSKKEFSFDVFFLPFQSVQELRNSFNAKL; encoded by the coding sequence ATGAATGAATTAGAAAAATATATTATTGGTTCAAAAAAATATTATGATATGGTTTTTGACAATGTTGAACATACAAATATTGTTAATGGGGTTGAAGTTGATTTACATTTTAAGTATTTAAAATTTGACCCAAATGGAAATCCAAAAATAGATAAATTAATTGATATATTGTTTGCTTATTTTACACATTATTGTTTTTCATCAAAAAAAAGAAATAGTGATGGAATGAGTGATGTAGAAAAAGAAATGTTTTTTAGTCAATTAAAAGATGAGGCTAGGGCTTTATTTAGGAAATGGAAAGATGAGGATATAACTGATGACAATCAACCTAAAGCTGGAGAAATAGGAGAAATGATTTTGTGGTTACTTATGGAAGTAATTTTGAAAGCTCCACAAATAGTTGCAAAAATGGATTTAAAAACGAATTCAAAATTAGAAGTTTTTGGCTCAGATGGGATACATGTAAAAATAGATGAAGAAGTTTTAAACTTATATTTTGGTGAAGCTAAATTTTATAATAATATATATGGGGCACTTGATAGCGCATTTGAGAGTATAGAAAAATTTCATGAAGACTCAATGCATTCAAGAGAATATAATTTAGTTACAACTCATTATAAACATTTAAATGACAGTCAGCAAGATAAAGTTTATCAATTTATTACAAATCAAATAGAACAAGATGAAGTTAAAATAAGACATGCTTGTCTTATTGGTTATGACTGGGATCAATATATGAAACTTGATAATGATGAGAGGAAGTATTTTATAGAAAATTTTGTTACATTATACGAAGAAGAAACCAAACGACTAACTTCTTTAATTCAATCGAGATTTGATAAGTTTTCAAAAAAAGAATTTTCTTTTGATGTTTTTTTTCTACCATTTCAAAGTGTACAAGAGTTAAGAAATTCTTTTAATGCAAAACTATAA